The region TCGCCTCCTTCCACAGCCGTCTGGGCTACGCGCGGGCCTGGCCGTCCGCCGTCCCCGGAAGCTGCTCCACCAAGCGGGACTTCCTCGGCGAGCTGATCGACGCGGCCAACGCCCAGGGGCTGAAGGTCATGCTCTATATGACCGACGATCCGCAGTGGCATGCCGAGGGCGGCCATGAATGGCTCGACTCGGCGGCCTACTCGGCCTACAAGGGCCATGACGTCGACCTGACCACGCGCGACGGCTTCGGCGAGTACTCCTACGACAACTTCGTGGAAGTGATGCGGAAGTACCCGAAGTTGTCCGGGTTCTGGATCGACAACGACAACGACTACTGGATCGACCACGGGCTCTACGAGAAGATCCGTGCCGACCGTCCCGGCTGGCTGCTGAGCAACAACAACGAAGACACGCCGATCATGGACACGGTCAGCAATGAGCAGAAGACCGGGATGACCCCGGCCTACGACTATCCCCAGGCCATCTGGACCCCGCAGCCCCGGCTCACCGAAGCCTGCTTCAAGCTGCCCAGCAGCGGAGCCTGGTGGTACAGCGGCACCGACTCGGCGGTGGACCACGGACTCACCCTCGGCCGGCTGATCAGCAACTCCGGATCGTCCGTCAAATCGCTGATGGCCGAAACCGCCCAGGTGAACGGGCGCTTCCCCAGCAAGCAGGAAGCCTTCAACGACTACGCCAAGAGCTATCTCGACAAGATCTGGGGGTCGCTGGGCGGCACCGAGGGCGGTGGCTACTCCTACGGCGGACTGCGGCCCGGCGCCTGGAACGACGGCGCCCACGGGGTGACCACGGTGAGCAAGACCGACCCCGACCGTCACTTCGTCCACGTCCTCACCAGGCCCTCGGGCTCCACGCTGACCGTGCGGGACAACGGCTACAAGGCGACCGCTGTCACCGACTTCCGCACCGGCAAGAAGCTGAACTTCCGCCAGAGCGACGGCAGGATCACCATCTCCGGCATCACCGGCTGGGATCCGTACGACACCGTCCTCGCGGTCCGCACCGACGGCCGCCAGGGTGTCGTTCCGGCCAGTTCGATCACCGCGAGCGCCAGCGTCTCCGCGAGCGGCCACCCCGCCTCCGCCGTGCTCGACGGCGATCCGGAGACCTACTGGGACAACAGCACCACCCTGCCCGCCTCGGTCACCTTCGATCTGCGGTCCGCCAAGAGCCTGCGCTATCTGGCGGTGAACCAGCGGGAGTGGTCGGTCTCCTACGCCCGCTCCGACACCGAGCAGTCCGCCCGCATCCGCGACTACCAGGTGCAGGTCTCCAGCGACGGGCGCGACTGGGGCAGCCCGGTGGCGAGCGGAACGCTGCCCAGCGCCCGCGGGGTGGCATTCATCGACCTCCCCGCCACCACCAAGCGCTATGTCCGGCTCACGGTGAACAGCACCTGGGCGGCGGCCACCGACACCAAGCACTACCGCAAGCTGCTGCTCGACGAGGTGCGCATCGGAACCGCCTACCCGAGCAGCGGCTCATGACCCCGTGCCCGACGACGAGGCCATCGACCATCGCGGACGACAGCACCACCCCCGACGGCGGGGCGCTGCGGATCCGGACCGCCGACCAACGGTCCGACTGACGGTCCGTCCCGTCCCGTTGACCAATCCCCACCCAGATGGAAAGCAGGTCGAAGCCATGAACGACACCACACCGCACACGGCTCCCGACGCGACGGACCGGACCCGTACGGACGCCGCGGAAACCGCCTGGCAGACGCCCGACTACGTGGTCGTGGAGACCGCGCTGGAGGTCACCGCCTACTCGCTGAACGCCCGCTGAGCTCCCCGCCATGCGTGTGCGCGTGCTCGGCACCGCGGCGGGTGGCGGCGTACCCCAGTGGAACTGCGCGTGCCCCGGATGCTCCGGGGCACGCGCCCACCCGGGGTGGCGCCGCCGCCATGCCTCGCTCGCCGTCCAGGCCGCCGAAGGCCGCTGGTATCTGGTCAACGCCACCCCCGACCTCGGCGAACAGGTCGAGGACTGCCCCGAGTTGCACCCCGGGCCCGAACCGCGCCGGACCCCGCTGGCCGGGGTGATCCTCACCGACGCCGAACTCGACCACACCCTCGGTATCGCCCGGCTGCGCGAGGCGGACGGCATCGAGATCGTGGCCACCGCACCGGTGCGCAACGCCCTGCTGACCGGACTCCACCTGGGCGAGGTCCTCACCCCGTACGCCCGGCTGGACTGGCGCCCCCTCGGTCCCGAGGACCGGCCGCTCGCCGAGGATTCGCCGCCGGCCGTCGGCGCCGTCCCCGTCTCCGCCAAACGCCCCCGCTACGCGGCCGGACTCGACGCCCCGGACGACGGCGCCCCGGACGACGACGCCTGGGTGGTCGCCCTGCGGCTGACCGACCGCACCACCGGCCGCTCCCTCCTCTACGCCCCCGCGCTCGCCGCCTGGCCCGACGCCTTCCAGCGCGCCGCCGAGAGCGCCGACCACGTCATCGTCGACGGCACGTTCTGGTCCGACGACGAGCCCCTCACCAGCGGCTTCGGCTCGCGTACCGCAACCGCCATGGGGCATCTGCCGATCGACGGACCGGACGGCACGGCGCGGCGGCTCGCCGCACTCCGAGCGCGCACCCTCTACACCCACCTCAACAACACCAACCCCCTCAACGACCCGGCCGCGCCCCAGCACACGGTGCTGCGCGAGCTGGGCGTCGAGGTGGCCGCCGACGGGATGGTGATCGACCTGTGAGCACCCCACGGACACGTCTTGAGGAGCGGCTGCGCGCGGTCGCGCAGGAGCGCTACCACGACCGCCACCCCTTCAACGTACGGATGCACGCGGGCGAGCTCACCCCCGCCGAACTGCGCCGCTGGATTCTCAACCGCTTCCACTACCAGCGCCACATCCCCATCAAGGACGCGCTGATCACCGCCAAACTCGACACCGCACGGCTGCGCCGGATGTGGCTGCGGCGCATCCAGGACCACGACGGCGCCGCCGACGGCGAGGGCGGCATCGAGCGATGGCTGCGGCTCGGCGAGGCCGCCGGCCTGGACCGGGACCGGCTGCTGTCCGGCGCCGAGGTGGTGCCCGGAGTGCGGCTCGCGGTCGACGGCTACGTCAACTTCTGCCGGTTGCGCGGCCCGCTGGAAGCCGTCGCCGCCTCGCTCACCGAGCTGTCCGCGCCCGGCATCATGCTCACCCGTATCGACGCCTTCGAGCGGTACTACCCCTGGATCGAGCGCGCGGGCCTGGCCTACTTCCGCAATCGGGTCGACCAGGGGCGCCGGGACAGCACCGAGGCGCTCGACCTGGTCCTGACCTGGGCGCGGACCCCCGAGGACGAGGACCGCGCGGTGGCGGCGCTCGCGTTCAAATGCGATGTGCTGTGGTCGTTGCTGGACGCGGTCGAGCACGCCGACACCAAGGACGGCCCCGGGGAGGGGGCATGACCGCCGCCGACACCCCGCCCGCCCCGGAGACCCCGCCCGCACCGCCCGAAGCGGCCGGATGGCGGCCCGCGCTGGCCCCCGCCGTGAGCCTGCGCCATGACCGGGTGCGTGACGCCGAGCTGCTGGTGCTGCCCGAGCGGGTGGTGGTGCTGCGGGGCAGCGCCGCACGCATCCTGCGGCTGTGCGACGGCGACCGCGACCTCGACGCCATCGTGGCGGAGCTCACGAGCCGCTTCCCCGGCGCGCCCGTGGCCGAGGACGTGCCCGCCTTCCTCGGCCGGATGCGTACGGAGGGCTGGGTCCGATGACCGCCGCGCCCCGCCCCTGGGCCCTGCTCGCCGAGCTCACCCACGGCTGCCCGCTGCACTGCCCCTACTGCTCCAACCCGCTGGAGCTGGTCCGCCGCTCGCGTGAGCTGTCCACCGCCGAGTGGACGGAGGTGATGCGCCAGGCCGGGGAGTTCGGCGTGGTGCACACCCATCTCTCCGGCGGGGAACCGCTGTTGCGCCCCGATCTGGCCGAGATCGTCATCGCCGCCGAGTCCGCCGGGATCTACACCCAGCTCGTCACCAGCGGTGTGGGCCTGGACGAGCCCCGGCTGGCCGCCCTGATCGCCGCCGGGCTGCGCAGCGTCCAGCTCTCCTTGCAGCACGCCGACCCGGCCGCCTCCGACCGGATCGCCGGATACCGCTCCTTCGCCGCCAAGGAACGGGCCGCCGCCCTGGTGCGCAAGGCCGGTCTGCCGCTCGGGATCAACGTCGTCCTGCACCGCGACAACCTCGACGCGCTCGACGCCATCATCCAGCGCGGTCTGGACTGGGGCGCCGACCGGATCGAGCTGGCCAACACCCAGTTCTACGGCTGGGCGCTGCGCAACCGCGACGCCCTGCTGCCCACCCGCGACCAGCTCGCCCGGGCACGGGAGACGGTGGAGCGCCGGCGGCAGCGGCTGGGCGGCACCGTCGACCTGGTGTGGGTCGTGCCCGACTACTTCGACGGCGTCGCCAAGCCCTGCATGGGCGGCTGGGGCGCGGTCTCGCTGACCGTCGCGCCCGACGGCACCGCGCTGCCCTGCCCCGCCGCCGCGAGCCTGCCGGACCTGGACCCGCCCCATGTGCGCGACCACACCCTGGAGTGGATCTGGGACCACTCCACCGCCTTCAACCGCTACCGGGGCGAGGAGTGGATGCGGGAGCCGTGCCGCACCTGCTCCCGCCGCACCGAGGACTTCGGCGGCTGCCGCTGCCAGGCGTACGCCCTGACCGGCGACGCCGCCCGTACCGACCCGGCCTGTGCGCTCTCCCCGGACCACGGCGTGATCCGCACGCTGACGGACGCCGGGCACCCGGCCGGAGCACAGGCCCCGGCGCGGACCGGCGGCTATGCGTACCGCAAGCCCGGAGGAGGGTGAGACCGGGCGCGGTTTGGCGCATACGCCTCGGCTTCCGTAAAGTTTCGCCGTTGTCCAGGGGAACAGGCGAACCAGAAAGCGGCAGCGGCGATGACGGTGATAGACGAAGGCCGGGCCGAACAGGCGGCGGCCGAGGAGCCGGGCATCGACCCGGAGCGGCTGGCGACCTGTCTGAGCGTCCTCGCGGAACTCGACCGGCTGCCGGTCGACCACCCCGACGCGATCATGGTCCGCCGGGCCACCTCCGGCATCTACCGCAGCGTGAAGCAGCGCAGGCGCCAGGAGCGGCGGGCCGCGAAGACCGCGCATGACAAGACCGTGACCGAGGCCACCGCCACCGGCGCCGCCGACCGGATCGACGACGAGACGCTGGGCCGCGCGCTCAGCAGCTCCGTCTCCACCGAGATCGCGGGCATCCTGGCGCGCCCCCGCTCCTGCTATGTCTGCAAGACCCGGTTCGTCGAGGTCGACGCCTTCTACCACCAGCTCTGCCGCGACTGCGCCGCCGAGAACCGGGCCCGCCGCGACGCCCGCACCGACCTCACCGGGCGCCGAGCCCTGCTCACCGGCGGCCGGGCGAAGATCGGCATGTACATCGCGCTGCGGCTGCTGCGCGACGGCGCGCACACCACCGTCACCACCCGCTTCCCGGGCGACGCCATCCGCCGCTTCAAGGCCATGCCGGACAGCGGGGAGTGGTTGCACCGGCTCAAGGTCGTCGGCATCGACCTGCGCGACCCCGCCCAGGTCATCGCGCTGACCGACGAGGTCAGTGCCGCGGGCCCGCTGGACATACTGATCAACAACGCCGCCCAGACCGTCCGCCGCACACCCCAGGCGTACGCGGAGCTGATAGCGGGCGAGTCGGCGCCGCTCCCCGCCGGGGAGCTCCCCGAGTCCCTGGTCCTCGGCGCCTTCGGCAGCGGCGCCCAGGCGGCCCTCCCGGCGCCCCGCACGCCGCAGGACGGCGCCCTCACCCCGCAGGACCTCACCGCCCTCGCCCTCACCAGCGGCTCCGCCTCACCGGCCCGGATCGAGGCCGGGACCGCGATCGACGCGGGCGGGCTGGTCCCGGACCTGGACCCGACCAACACCTGGGTGCAGCGGGTCAACGAGGTGGATCCGGTCGAGATGCTCGAGGTCCAGCTCTGCAATGAGACGGCGCCGTTCATCCTGGTGAGCCGGCTGCGCCCGGCGATGGCCGCCTCGCCCGCCCGGCGCAAGTACGTGGTCAACGTCTCCGCGATGGAGGGCAAGTTCGGCCGGGGCTACAAGGGCGCGGGCCATCCGCACACCAACATGGCCAAGGCCGCGCTGAACATGCTGACCCGCACCAGCGCACGGGAGATGTTCGAGTCCGACGCCATCCTGATGACGAGCGTCGACACCGGATGGATCACCGACGAGCGCCCGCACCCGGAGAAGATGCGGCTGGCGGCCGAGGGCTTTCACGCCCCCCTCGACCTGGTGGACGGCGCGGCCCGGGTCTACGACCCGATCGTCCGGGGCGAGAGCGGCGAGGACCTCTTCGGCTGCTTCCTGAAGGACTACGCCCCGACGTCCTGGTAGGGCCGGGGCGCCGCGGGCGGCTGCGCGCCCCCCGCCGTGGCGGTTACGGGCGCGCCCGCGCCTTGCCCGGCGCGGTCCGCCGTGGCGTCAGGCGCTCGCCTTTCCGCCCGCCGCCGGGGTCCGGCGGGCGGGGGAGATGCCGAAGCGGCGGGCCAGGCGCCGCAGGCGGGCGCGGGCGGTGGCCCGGCCGCGCTCCCAGAAGCGGGCGGAGCGGCTCGCGCGCAGCTCCTCGAAGAGCTGGTCGTAGCGCCGGGCGAGCGGCGCGGGGTCATAGGCCCGGGAACTCTCCAGGGCGGCCGCGGCCATCGCCCGCCGGGCCGGGGCGTCGGCCATCAGGTCCATCAAGGCACTCGCCAGCGCCTGCTTGTCCCCGGTGGGGACGAGCCGTCCGGTGAGCCCGTCCTCAATGATCTCGGCGGGGCCGAGCGGGCAGTCGGTGCTCACCACCGGCACCCCGCAGCGCATGGCCTCCACGATCGTCATCCCGAACGACTCGGCGTCCGAGGCCACCGCGACCAGCGATGCCTTCGCGAACTCCTCCTCGATGGGGGAGTAGGACCCCATCAGCTCCGCGCTCCCGGACAGGCCCAGCCGCTCGATGCGCTCCGCGAGCCGTTCCTTCTCCGCGCCCCCGCCGTAGATCCGCAGTCGCCAGGCCGGGAACTTCGCCGTGACCTCCGCGAAGGCGTCGATCAGCAGGTCGAAGCGCTTGCCGCGGACCAGCCGCCCGGCCGCCGCGATCACCGGCGCGGTGCCCTCGGAGGGGGCGACGGCCGGTTCGGGGACACTGTTGGGTATCGCCAGGGTCCGCACCCCCGGCATCGGCATCTTCTTGCGGTAGACCGCGGCGTCCGCCTTCGTCGTGGTGACGACGGCGTCCAGCAGCCGGTAGTGCGGGGCCAGCTCCGCCCGCAGCTTCTTGCTGTGCGCCTCATACCGCAGATGCTCCTGGGCGATGCGCAGCGCGCGACGGGGGGCGAAGCGGGACAGGTAGACGTTCACCCCAGGCCGAGTGCCGATGATCACATCGGCGGGGCAGCCGCGCAGATACTCCGCGACCCGCGTGTCGACCAGGCGGTTGTACTGGTGGTGCCGCTTCTCCGCGGCCGGAAAGTCCCGGCTGGCCTCGAAGAACAGCGGATCCTTCGCGTCCGCGCTCTCCTGACGTACATCCACCAGGGGGACCAGCCGCACCCGGGGGTCGAGGGCGAAACGCGGCGTCTCGCGATGCCGCATCATCGAGACGATCTCCACCTCATGGCGGTCGGCGAGCGCCGTCGCGAGGTTCATCGTCGTCCGGATCGTTCCGCCGATCCCGTAGGCGTTGTGCAGCAGAAATGCGATCTTCATGCGGTATTTATCTCCGGCCGGTTGCATCTCTGGGGTAGGTTCCCCCCGGGACGTAGCGGACACCTTGTCCGGGCCCGGTAAGCCCGTCGCGTGAAGAAGGTGAGAGCGGGGTAAGAAGCCTCGCTCAGGACCCCTCCCGGGGCGGGCACCTCCGTGACCTTGGCAGACTCGGGGTGTGACCAACACCGTGCTGCTCGCCGAGGACGACCGTGCCATCCGCCAGGCGCTGGAACGCGCCCTGACCCTGGAGGGGTACCGCGTCACCGCCGTGCCCGACGGGATAGAGGCGCTGGCGGCCATCCACCGCGAGTGCCCGGACGTGGTCGTCCTGGATGTGATGATGCCGGGCGTGGACGGGCTGCAGGTGTGCCGGGTGCTGCGCGCCGAGGGGGACCGCACCCCCATCCTGATGCTCACCGCACGGGTCGAGACCGCCGACCGGATCGAGGGGCTGGACGCCGGGGCGGACGACTATGTGGTCAAGCCCTTCGAGGTCGAGGAGGTCTTCGCCCGGCTGCGCGCGCTGCTGCGCCGCGCCGCCCCCGCCGAACCGGCCGCGCCGGAGGACGCCGCCATCGACGGCGTGCTGGAGGTCGCGGATCTGCGCCTGGACTCCTCGGCGCGGCGGGTCTGGCGCGGCAGTACGGAGCTGGAGCTGACCCGCACCGAATTCGACCTGCTGGAGCTGCTGGCGCGCAACGCGGGCATCGTCCTGGACCATGCCACCATCTACGCCCGCATCTGGGGCTACGACTTCGGCCCCGGATCGAAGAACCTCGCCGTCTACATCGGCTATCTGCGCCGCAAGGTCGATCCGGAGGGGCGCACCCCGCTGATCCATACGGTGCGCGGGGTCGGCTACACCCTGCGGGAGGAGTAATGGTGCGATTCCCACCGCTCCGCCGTGGGCGGCCCAGTCTGCGGACCACCTTCGCGCTCTCGTTCGCGGCGGCGGCCTCCGTGGTCACCCTCCTGGTCGGCGGTCTCAGCTACGACGCGGCGGCCGGGCTGGTGCGGGTCGACCAGCAGTCGGCGTTCGACGGTGTGATCCGCGATCTGCGCGGCCAGGTCCGCGGCGAGAAGGTGATCCTGCGGCAGTACCCCTCCGAGTCCGCCGTGCCCGTCCCCTACGACCTGCGGGACGATCTGCGCCGGATCAGCCGGATGGACGTCCAGGTGATCAAAGGCAACGGCACGATCTACGACGCGGGGAAGCCCCCGCTGCCGGTGACCGGCGATGACCGGATCACCGCCGCCTCCCGCACACCGGGCACCGTCGTACGGCGCGAGATCGGCATCGGCGGAGAGCAGTACCGCATGGCCACGGTGGCCGTGGGCGACGGCACCGGCGCGGTCCAGGTGGCCCAGCAGATCAGCGACACCGAGGATCTGCTGCGCGAACTCCAGAAGCGCACCGCGCTGTTCGTGGTCGCCGTCATCCTGGCCGCCGGACTGGCCGGCTGGTGGCTGGCCGGGCGGATCACCCGGCGGCTGGTGCGGCTGACCCGGGTCGCCGAGAGCGTGGCCGCGACCGGCCGGATGCAGGTGGCGGTGCCGGTCGCCGGGGACGACGAGGTGGGCCGCCTCGGGCGGGCCTTCGACGGCATGCTCGGCCGGCTCGCGCGCTCCAAGGACGACCAGCGGCGGCTGGTCGAGGACGCCGGGCACGAACTGCGCACCCCGCTCACCTCGCTGCGCACCAATATCTCGCTGCTGCGCCGCTTCGAGGAGCTGCCGGAGCCCGCGCGCGAGGATCTGCTGGCCGATCTGTCGGGGGAGACCCGGGAGCTGACCGACCTCGTCAATGAGCTGGTGGAGCTGGCGGCCGGACAGCGGGACGACGAACCCCCTACGGAGGTCTCGCTGGCGGACGTGGCCACCACCGCCGCGAACCTCGCCCGGCGCCGGACCGGCCGGGAGATCAGCGTACGGGCCGAGGGCGACACCCGGCTGACGGGCCGCCCGGCCGGCTTGCAGCGCGCGATCTCCAATCTGGTGGAGAACGCCGCCAAGTTCGACCGGGACGGCACCGAGCCCGTCGAGGTGGTGATCACCGGCCGCCGGGTGGAGGTCCTGGACCGGGGCCCCGGCATCGCCGAGGAGGATCGCGAGCGCGTCTTCGACCGCTTCTACCGCGCGCCCGGCGCACGCAGCCTGCCCGGTTCGGGGCTGGGCCTTGCCATCGTGCGCGAGGTCGCCCTCGCACACGGCGGCACCGTCTTCGCCCGGCCGCGCCCGGGCGGGGGCGCGATTCTGGGCTTCACGGTCGGCGACGGCACCGAGGAGCGGTGACACCGGGCCGTGAGGCCCGGGCGCGACCATCTTGCCGCTGGGGCTTCCCGGCTGCCGCTAGCGCTTCCGGGCCACTCCCGCCCACATGTTGATGTCCGCGCTGCGGATGGTCTCCGGGCGGTCCCCGGGATCCGGGTTCCAGTGGTGGGGCTCCGACACACCCGGGTCGACCAGCTCCAGACCGTCGAAGAAGCCCCCGACCTCGCTCTGGGAGCGGGTGGTGAAGGAGATGCCGCTCTCCTTGTAGACCTGGATGACGTTCCGCCAGGTCTCCGCCGAGAAGTCATGCGTGGAGTGGGTCAGCATCAGATAGCTGCCCGGGGCCAGGGGCGCCATCAGCTCGCGGATGATCTCGTACGGCTTGTCCTCTTCCGAGATGAAGTGGAAGAGCGCGTTCACGGAGATCGCCACCGGCTGGTCCAGGTCCAGCGTCTCATGCAGCTCGGGGGCGCTCATGATCCGCTGGGGATCGCGCACATCCGCCTGCACATAGGACGTACGGCCCTCGGGGGTGCCGACGAGCAGCGCCTGGGCGTAGGCCAGCACGATGGGGTCGTAGTCGGTGTAGACCACCCGGGCCTCCGGGGCGACGCCCTGGGCCACCTGGTGGAGATTGGGCTCGGTGGGTATGCCGGTGCCTATGTCGAGGAACTGCCGGATCCCGGCCTCCCGGGCCAGCCAGCGGGTGGCGCGGTGGATGAAGCCCCGGTTGATGGTGGCATTGAGCCGGACGGTCGGATAGACCTCCAGCACCCGCCCGGCGGCCTCCGCGTCGACCTCGTAGTGGTCCTTGCCGTTGAGGTAGAAGTCGTACATCCGAGCCGGGTGCGGCTTGGTGGTGTCGATCTGGTCAGGGGCGAGCCCGTAGTCGGTCACGCGGCCCTCCGTTCCGGTGCGGTACCCGCCGAGGAGGTCAGGTTGGGGTCTGGACGCTTGAGCAGGAAGTCCGCGGCGCCGGCCTTGGCACCTTGGATGAACCGCTCGATTTCATGGTGGGTGTAGATCAGGGCAGGGCCGTCGGGATCGGTCGACTGACGCAGGGCGACCCGCCCGTCGTGCAGCCTCAGGGCCTCCACGCACGCACCGCCGTTGGGACCGCTCCACGGCTTGGCCCAGCCTTCGGTCCCCAGATGTTTGGCCGGCATGCCGTTGTACACATGTACCTGATCCACAGTCAGAGCTCCTTGCGAATCCCACGGAGAAAACTCTCCGTGCGCCGCGCCGGTGTGGCCTGGGTGCCCATGCGGTCCAGGGCCTCCAAATAGGCGACCACATCGGAACGTTGGTCGAGATAGCCGGCGCCGGTCAGGCCCTCGGCGTAGACGATGTCCGGCAGTTCCGGGATCTGGAACCGGAAGAGCTGGAAGGGTCCTCCCATGCCCGGGTGAGGGCCGGCGGAGAACGGCACCACCTGAAGGGTGATGTTGGGCTTCTGTGTCGCCTCGATCAGGTGGTCGATCTGGGCGCGCATCACCTGGGGACCCCCGATGGCCAGACGGAGCACCGTCTCGTCCATCACCACCCACAGATGCGGTCCGTCCGGGCGGCTGAGCAGCTCCTGGCGCTCCATCCGCAGCGCCACCCGGCGGTCCAGCTCCTGGGCGGAGCCGTGCGGGAAGCCGATGGAGAGCAGCGTGCGGGCATACTCCTCGGTCTGCAGGAGTCCGGGGATGAAATGCGGCTCGTAGGCGCGGATACGGCTCGCCACGCCTTCGAGGCTCACATAGAGACTGAACCAGTCCGGCAGCACATCGCGGAACCGGTGCCACCAGCCGGGTCTGTTGGCCTCCTCGGCGAGCGCGAGGAAGGAGTCGATCTCTTCCTGTTCGGCGCCATAGGTCTGCAGCAGCTTCTCGACGTAGGGGAGTTTCAGGCCGACCTCGGCCTTCTCCATCCTGCGCACCGTGGTCTGGTTGACGTGCAGCGCCCTGGCGGCCTGGTCGTAGCTGACGCCGGCTTTCTCGCGAAGGTCCCGCAGCCTCATGCCGAGGACCATCTGCCCGACGGTCGGGGCAGATCGCGCTTCACCCACGTCATACCTCCTGGGACGGTCTTGTCAGAATCAGTGTGCCACGTACGAGGTGAGGGCAACAGAGTGCGCTGGCTATTCTGCATTTTGCAGATCGCGCCTTGCCAACTGATGCTCGCAGCAACGATAGTGACGGGTGTGACCAGTCCAACGTGATTGCTGTGTCGCGCACTTGCGGCATTCACGTACGGCATTCACGCCCCCACAAGGTAGACGGACGGAAGGCACATGGCCGTGGCATTGCGTCAACGCTCGACGATGGCCCACCACCCGAACTCCGGGAGCGTTGACTCCGCCCTCCGTCAGGAGAGGTTCCAACTGCCTGCCAGAGGCGCCTCGGTCGCCGTCGCCCGGCACCGGGTGCGCTCACGGGTGCTGGAGTGGGGCTTCCAGGAGGATCTCTGCGAGTCCGCCGAGCTGGTGATGTCCGAGCTGTTCACCAACGCCCTGGTGCACACCGGAAGCGAGCAGATCCTCTGTGTGCTGCGCGCCCATGAGCGGCACATGCTCTATATCGAGGTCGCCGACCAGGGCGGCGGACGGGCCGTCCCCACGCCGCGGGAGGCCGGTCTGGAGGACGAGTGCGGACGCGGACTCGCGCTGGTCCGCGCCCTGGCCGACGCATGGGGGGACCGGCCGGGCGTGAACGGCGGACGGGTGGTCTGGGCTCAGATGAGCGTGACCGCCGGCCGCTGACGCCGGGCCCGGCCCCTCGGCGCCGTCACACCGCCGTCGTCCGCTGCTTCCCCGGGGCGGCCGGACCGTCCGCGCGGTCCCGGGAGAGGGCGGCGTCGCGGGTCTCCCGCATGATGAGGTAGACGATGAGCGAGACGGCCGCACACGCCGAGACGTACCAGTAGTACCCGGACTCCGCACCGCCCTTCTTGAACCACAGCGCCACATACTCGGCGGTGCCGCCGAACAGCGCGTTCGCCAGCGCGTACGGCAGGGCCACCCCGAGTGCGCGGACATGGGTGGGGAACAGCTCGGCCTTCACCACGGCGTTGATCGAGGTGTAGCCGGTGACGATGACCAGCGCCGCGAGCGAGAGCAGCAGCGCCCCCGTGAAGGTGTCGGTGTGCGACAGCGCCGTCATGATGGGGACGGTGCCGAGCATCGAGCCGAAGCCGAAGGTGATCAGCAGCGGACGGCGCCCGATCCGGTCCGAGAGCGATCCGGCCAGCGGCTGCAACAGCATGAACAGGAACAGGGCGCAGAAGCTGACCAGCGACGCGTCCGACTTGCTCAGACCGGCCGTGTTCGACAGGTAC is a window of Streptomyces violaceusniger Tu 4113 DNA encoding:
- a CDS encoding glycosyltransferase family 4 protein encodes the protein MKIAFLLHNAYGIGGTIRTTMNLATALADRHEVEIVSMMRHRETPRFALDPRVRLVPLVDVRQESADAKDPLFFEASRDFPAAEKRHHQYNRLVDTRVAEYLRGCPADVIIGTRPGVNVYLSRFAPRRALRIAQEHLRYEAHSKKLRAELAPHYRLLDAVVTTTKADAAVYRKKMPMPGVRTLAIPNSVPEPAVAPSEGTAPVIAAAGRLVRGKRFDLLIDAFAEVTAKFPAWRLRIYGGGAEKERLAERIERLGLSGSAELMGSYSPIEEEFAKASLVAVASDAESFGMTIVEAMRCGVPVVSTDCPLGPAEIIEDGLTGRLVPTGDKQALASALMDLMADAPARRAMAAAALESSRAYDPAPLARRYDQLFEELRASRSARFWERGRATARARLRRLARRFGISPARRTPAAGGKASA
- a CDS encoding response regulator transcription factor codes for the protein MTNTVLLAEDDRAIRQALERALTLEGYRVTAVPDGIEALAAIHRECPDVVVLDVMMPGVDGLQVCRVLRAEGDRTPILMLTARVETADRIEGLDAGADDYVVKPFEVEEVFARLRALLRRAAPAEPAAPEDAAIDGVLEVADLRLDSSARRVWRGSTELELTRTEFDLLELLARNAGIVLDHATIYARIWGYDFGPGSKNLAVYIGYLRRKVDPEGRTPLIHTVRGVGYTLREE
- a CDS encoding HAMP domain-containing sensor histidine kinase; its protein translation is MVRFPPLRRGRPSLRTTFALSFAAAASVVTLLVGGLSYDAAAGLVRVDQQSAFDGVIRDLRGQVRGEKVILRQYPSESAVPVPYDLRDDLRRISRMDVQVIKGNGTIYDAGKPPLPVTGDDRITAASRTPGTVVRREIGIGGEQYRMATVAVGDGTGAVQVAQQISDTEDLLRELQKRTALFVVAVILAAGLAGWWLAGRITRRLVRLTRVAESVAATGRMQVAVPVAGDDEVGRLGRAFDGMLGRLARSKDDQRRLVEDAGHELRTPLTSLRTNISLLRRFEELPEPAREDLLADLSGETRELTDLVNELVELAAGQRDDEPPTEVSLADVATTAANLARRRTGREISVRAEGDTRLTGRPAGLQRAISNLVENAAKFDRDGTEPVEVVITGRRVEVLDRGPGIAEEDRERVFDRFYRAPGARSLPGSGLGLAIVREVALAHGGTVFARPRPGGGAILGFTVGDGTEER
- a CDS encoding SAM-dependent methyltransferase, coding for MTDYGLAPDQIDTTKPHPARMYDFYLNGKDHYEVDAEAAGRVLEVYPTVRLNATINRGFIHRATRWLAREAGIRQFLDIGTGIPTEPNLHQVAQGVAPEARVVYTDYDPIVLAYAQALLVGTPEGRTSYVQADVRDPQRIMSAPELHETLDLDQPVAISVNALFHFISEEDKPYEIIRELMAPLAPGSYLMLTHSTHDFSAETWRNVIQVYKESGISFTTRSQSEVGGFFDGLELVDPGVSEPHHWNPDPGDRPETIRSADINMWAGVARKR
- a CDS encoding DUF397 domain-containing protein; amino-acid sequence: MPAKHLGTEGWAKPWSGPNGGACVEALRLHDGRVALRQSTDPDGPALIYTHHEIERFIQGAKAGAADFLLKRPDPNLTSSAGTAPERRAA
- a CDS encoding helix-turn-helix domain-containing protein, translating into MGEARSAPTVGQMVLGMRLRDLREKAGVSYDQAARALHVNQTTVRRMEKAEVGLKLPYVEKLLQTYGAEQEEIDSFLALAEEANRPGWWHRFRDVLPDWFSLYVSLEGVASRIRAYEPHFIPGLLQTEEYARTLLSIGFPHGSAQELDRRVALRMERQELLSRPDGPHLWVVMDETVLRLAIGGPQVMRAQIDHLIEATQKPNITLQVVPFSAGPHPGMGGPFQLFRFQIPELPDIVYAEGLTGAGYLDQRSDVVAYLEALDRMGTQATPARRTESFLRGIRKEL
- a CDS encoding ATP-binding protein, which translates into the protein MAVALRQRSTMAHHPNSGSVDSALRQERFQLPARGASVAVARHRVRSRVLEWGFQEDLCESAELVMSELFTNALVHTGSEQILCVLRAHERHMLYIEVADQGGGRAVPTPREAGLEDECGRGLALVRALADAWGDRPGVNGGRVVWAQMSVTAGR